TATATACATTTATATAACATAGAATATATATTTATTTTGGGATATAACTTGCAAGGAAGAAGAGTTCAGAAAGTTGGGCCGTCTACGTTGGCCATTTCGCTTCCCAGTAATTGGATAAAAGAGACTGGTGTAAGGAAGGGTGATCTAATTTTCTTCACTCCTGAGTCCGATGGTTCTCTTAAGTTAAGAGTTAAAGCAATGTCCGAAAGAGAGAAAAAAGCAAAGGAATTTGAGATAAAAGCTGACCTGTGTGACCAAGCAGGTTTACTAGAAAGAAATATCGTGGGTAGCTATCTTTTGGGTCATGATATAATTAGGATAGTCTCGTCGAAGAATCTTTCTACAGAGTATAAGGAAGTTATTAGAGGCATTACCTACAAGCTCATTGGATTGGGCATCATAGAAGAAACTCCAATGCAGATAGTTCTTCAATGCTCAATTGATCCTTTAAAATTTCCGATCGACATGGTGGTTAGAAGATTATATGAGATTGCTTCTAGCATGCATAGAGAATCAATTCAAGGGCTCTTGGAATCAAAGATAGAATTAGCGAAAGAGGCTATCCGTAGAGAGGATGATGCTGAC
This sequence is a window from Candidatus Bathyarchaeota archaeon. Protein-coding genes within it:
- a CDS encoding phosphate uptake regulator PhoU — protein: MQGRRVQKVGPSTLAISLPSNWIKETGVRKGDLIFFTPESDGSLKLRVKAMSEREKKAKEFEIKADLCDQAGLLERNIVGSYLLGHDIIRIVSSKNLSTEYKEVIRGITYKLIGLGIIEETPMQIVLQCSIDPLKFPIDMVVRRLYEIASSMHRESIQGLLESKIELAKEAIRREDDADMMYWLATRLIYSAQVSKEITEKVGLENLNLLNVISIIGFLERMADWSEKIGNNVIEIKNRGVGVGKQLINEIRQLSKEAFDIHSKAMESIFTGDMKLANTAVEGYKNFIEKKEEELVETLSTHLSNSSSAANLRHILWGIRRIAELGAEIAELSIDQALEKQMKI